In Rhodamnia argentea isolate NSW1041297 chromosome 11, ASM2092103v1, whole genome shotgun sequence, one genomic interval encodes:
- the LOC115735586 gene encoding methylthioribose kinase-like isoform X2 yields MAFAEFRPLDEKSLVEYIKYTPALASKLGDKFDDLKIREVGDGNLNFVFIVAGSGGSFVIKQALPYVRCIGESWPMTKERAYFEAVALKEQGHWCPGHVPEVYHFDRTMSLIGMRYLEPPHIILRKGLIAGIEYPLLAEHMSEFMARTLFCTSLLYHSTTEHKRAVAEFCGNVELCRLTEQVVFSDPYKVSKYNRWTSPYLDADAEAVREDNDLKLEIAELKSMFCERAQALIHGDLHTGSVMVTRDSTQVIDPEFAFYGPMGFDVGAFLGNLFLSFFSQDGHANQGNDRKAYKEWILQTTEETWNLFQQKFVNLWNEHKNGSGEAYLPAIYNNDVLLELVQRKFMKDLFHDSLGFGAAKMIRRIVGIAHVEDFESITDAGKRADCERRALNFARMLLKERQKFEGISEVVSLVRKLN; encoded by the exons ATGGCTTTCGCGGAGTTCCGGCCACTGGACGAGAAGTCCCTGGTGGAGTACATCAAGTACACGCCCGCTCTCGCCTCGAAGCTGGGGGATAAATTCGATGACCTGAAGATTAGAGAAGTGGGAGACGGCAATCTCAACTTTGTCTTCATCGTTGCAGGCTCTGGTGGCTCTTTTGTCATCAAGCAG GCTCTCCCTTACGTTCGGTGCATTGGGGAATCATGGCCGATGACGAAAGAGCGAGCATACTTCGAGGCAGTAGCATTGAAAGAGCAAGGGCATTGGTGCCCCGGTCATGTTCCGGAGGTTTATCATTTCGACCGTACTATGTCTCTAATAGGCATGCGTTACCTAGAGCCTCCACATATAATACTGAGAAAAGGACTGATTGCTGGAATTGAGTACCCATTACTGGCGGAGCACATGTCAGAATTTATGGCAAGAACCCTTTTCTGCACGTCCCTTCTGTATCATTCCACCACAGAGCACAAACGTGCAG TAGCGGAGTTCTGCGGGAACGTCGAGTTGTGCAGGCTGACTGAGCAGGTTGTTTTTTCTGACCCTTACAAAGTATCCAAATACAACCGTTGGACTTCCCCTTATCTGGATGCGGATGCTGAGGCTGTAAGGGAGGATAATGATTTGAAGCTTGAAATAGCTGAGTTGAAATCCAT GTTCTGTGAAAGAGCTCAAGCACTGATACATGGAGATCTCCACACTGGTTCGGTCATGGTTACCCGAGATTCGACCCAAGTAATAGATCCAGAGTTCGCATTTTATGGGCCAATGGGATTTGATGTTGGAGCCTTCCTGGGAAATTTGTTTTTGTCATTCTTCTCTCAGGATGGGCATGCAAATCAAGGGAACGACAGAAAA GCATACAAGGAATGGATTTTGCAAACCACTGAAGAGACGTGGAATCTATTCCAACAGAAGTTTGTAAACCTCTGGAATGAACACAAGAATGGGTCTGGTGAGGCATATCTACCAGCAATCTATAACAATGATGTGCTGCTTGAGCTGGTCCAGAGGAAATTCATGAAGGATTTATTCCATGACTCCCTTGGATTTGGTGCTGCCAAAATGATAAG GAGAATTGTTGGGATTGCGCACGTGGAAGATTTTGAGTCCATAACTGATGCTGGTAAGCGTGCAGACTGCGAGCGCCGAGCTCTCAATTTTGCCAGGATGCTTCTTAAGGAAAGGCAAAAATTTGAAGGAATCAGTGAAGTTGTCTCATTGGTTCGGAAATTGAACTGA
- the LOC115735586 gene encoding methylthioribose kinase-like isoform X1 has translation MAFAEFRPLDEKSLVEYIKYTPALASKLGDKFDDLKIREVGDGNLNFVFIVAGSGGSFVIKQALPYVRCIGESWPMTKERAYFEAVALKEQGHWCPGHVPEVYHFDRTMSLIGMRYLEPPHIILRKGLIAGIEYPLLAEHMSEFMARTLFCTSLLYHSTTEHKRAVAEFCGNVELCRLTEQVVFSDPYKVSKYNRWTSPYLDADAEAVREDNDLKLEIAELKSMFCERAQALIHGDLHTGSVMVTRDSTQVIDPEFAFYGPMGFDVGAFLGNLFLSFFSQDGHANQGNDRKAYKEWILQTTEETWNLFQQKFVNLWNEHKNGSGEAYLPAIYNNDVLLELVQRKFMKDLFHDSLGFGAAKMIRCDWMMWRIVGIAHVEDFESITDAGKRADCERRALNFARMLLKERQKFEGISEVVSLVRKLN, from the exons ATGGCTTTCGCGGAGTTCCGGCCACTGGACGAGAAGTCCCTGGTGGAGTACATCAAGTACACGCCCGCTCTCGCCTCGAAGCTGGGGGATAAATTCGATGACCTGAAGATTAGAGAAGTGGGAGACGGCAATCTCAACTTTGTCTTCATCGTTGCAGGCTCTGGTGGCTCTTTTGTCATCAAGCAG GCTCTCCCTTACGTTCGGTGCATTGGGGAATCATGGCCGATGACGAAAGAGCGAGCATACTTCGAGGCAGTAGCATTGAAAGAGCAAGGGCATTGGTGCCCCGGTCATGTTCCGGAGGTTTATCATTTCGACCGTACTATGTCTCTAATAGGCATGCGTTACCTAGAGCCTCCACATATAATACTGAGAAAAGGACTGATTGCTGGAATTGAGTACCCATTACTGGCGGAGCACATGTCAGAATTTATGGCAAGAACCCTTTTCTGCACGTCCCTTCTGTATCATTCCACCACAGAGCACAAACGTGCAG TAGCGGAGTTCTGCGGGAACGTCGAGTTGTGCAGGCTGACTGAGCAGGTTGTTTTTTCTGACCCTTACAAAGTATCCAAATACAACCGTTGGACTTCCCCTTATCTGGATGCGGATGCTGAGGCTGTAAGGGAGGATAATGATTTGAAGCTTGAAATAGCTGAGTTGAAATCCAT GTTCTGTGAAAGAGCTCAAGCACTGATACATGGAGATCTCCACACTGGTTCGGTCATGGTTACCCGAGATTCGACCCAAGTAATAGATCCAGAGTTCGCATTTTATGGGCCAATGGGATTTGATGTTGGAGCCTTCCTGGGAAATTTGTTTTTGTCATTCTTCTCTCAGGATGGGCATGCAAATCAAGGGAACGACAGAAAA GCATACAAGGAATGGATTTTGCAAACCACTGAAGAGACGTGGAATCTATTCCAACAGAAGTTTGTAAACCTCTGGAATGAACACAAGAATGGGTCTGGTGAGGCATATCTACCAGCAATCTATAACAATGATGTGCTGCTTGAGCTGGTCCAGAGGAAATTCATGAAGGATTTATTCCATGACTCCCTTGGATTTGGTGCTGCCAAAATGATAAGGTGCGACTGGATGATGTG GAGAATTGTTGGGATTGCGCACGTGGAAGATTTTGAGTCCATAACTGATGCTGGTAAGCGTGCAGACTGCGAGCGCCGAGCTCTCAATTTTGCCAGGATGCTTCTTAAGGAAAGGCAAAAATTTGAAGGAATCAGTGAAGTTGTCTCATTGGTTCGGAAATTGAACTGA
- the LOC115735588 gene encoding triacylglycerol lipase 1, with translation MLGVDMVLCPSRSAESVVVVVLLAATGFVSLCSSDSGEGIAADSAALCSQLIEPAGYPCSEHTLQTKDGYLLALQRVSSGNRDFWAQRGPPVLLQHGLFMAGDAWFLDSTGQSLGFILADHGFDVWVGNVRGTRWSHGHVSLTEKDKDFWDWSWEDLALYDLAEMIHHISSITSSKVFLVGHSQGTIMSLAALTQPDIAEMVEAAALLCPISYLGHVSAPLVLRMVRMHLDQMVVALGIHQLNFRSEIGVNLLDSVCDGHIECNDLLTSITGKNCCFNNSRVDFYLEYEPQPSSSKNLRHLFQMIRKGSFAKYDYGFFKNMKIYGQLKPPAYDLKRIPQTLPLWMAYGGNDALADMADLQLTLEELQSKPELLYMENYGHADFLVGLKAQEDVYDHMIRFFMSFGKSSSS, from the exons ATGCTTGGAGTAGACATGGTGTTGTGCCCGTCGCGTTCCGCGgagtcggtggtggtggtggtgctgcTGGCGGCGACCGGATTCGTCTCTCTCTGCAGCTCCGACTCCGGCGAGGGCATTGCCGCGGATTCAGCTGCCCTGTGTTCCCAGCTCATCGAGCCCGCCGGTTATCCTTGCTCCGAACACACC CTTCAAACGAAGGATGGTTATTTATTGGCTCTTCAGCGCGTCTCGTCCGGGAACAGGGATTTCTGGGCACAACGGGGTCCTCCTGTTCTACTTCAGCACGGGCTTTTCATG GCAGGTGATGCATGGTTCCTAGATTCTACAGGCCAATCTCTAGGCTTCATCCTAGCAGACCATGGTTTTGATGTCTGGGTTGGAAATGTGCGTGGAACACGCTGGAGCCATGGGCATGTATCTTTGACAGAGAAAGATAAG GATTTTTGGGATTGGAGTTGGGAAGACTTGGCACTGTATGACCTTGCAGAGATGATACACCATATAAGTTCAATAACCAGCTCCAAAGTTTTTCTTGTTGGACATTCGCAG GGAACAATCATGTCTTTGGCTGCTTTAACTCAGCCTGACATAGCAGAAATGGTAGAGGCTGCTGCCCTTCTATGTCCAATATCATACTTGGGACATGTCAGTGCTCCTCTTGTTCTTCGAATGGTCAGAATGCATCTTGATCAA ATGGTTGTCGCGTTGGGAATTCATCAACTCAACTTTAGAAG TGAAATTGGAGTCAACCTTTTGGATTCTGTGTGCGACGGACACATAGAGTGCAATGACTTGCTGACTTCCATAACAG GGAAGAACTGTTGTTTCAATAACTCGCGAGTGGACTTCTATTTGGAGTATGAACCCCAACCATCATCCTCAAAGAACTTGCGCCATCTTTTCCAAA TGATCCGCAAGGGTAGTTTTGCCAAGTATGACTATGGATTTTTCAAGAACATGAAGATATATGGTCAGTTGAAACCCCCAGCATACGATCTTAAACGCATCCCACAAACATTGCCATTGTGGATGGCTTATGGAGGCAATGACGCGTTAGCAGACATGGCGGATCTCCAGCTCACTCTCGAAGAATTGCAGTCCAAGCCGGAGTTACTGTACATGGAGAACTATGGTCACGCGGACTTTCTTGTGGGTTTGAAGGCGCAGGAAGATGTTTACGACCATATGATTAGATTCTTTATGTCGTTTGGGAAATCGTCGAGTTCTTGA
- the LOC115735927 gene encoding gallate 1-beta-glucosyltransferase 84A24-like — translation MGCDPESLVHVLLVSFPGQGHVNPLLRLGKRLASKGLLVTFTTPDSIGKQMRKASNIGDDPAPFGDGFIRFEFFHDGWDEDEPRRQDLDQYLPQLEKVGKVLIPDMIRRNADRGRPVSCLINNPFIPWVSDVADSLGLPSAMLWVQSCACFAAYYHYYHGLVPFPSESAMEIDVQLPCMPLLKHDEVPSFLYPTTPYPFLRRAILGQYKNLDKPFCILMDTFQELELEIIEYMSKICPIKTVGPLFKNPKAPNANVRGDFMKADDCLGWLDSKPAGSVVYVSFGSVVYLKQDQWDEIAYGLLNSSVNFLWVMKPPHKDSGYTVLTLPEGFQEKAGDKGMVVQWSPQEQVLAHPAVAAFVTHCGWNSSMEALASGMPVVAFPQWGDQVTDAKYLVDVFKVGIRMCRGEAEDKLITRDVVEKCLLKATVGEKAAEMKRNALKWKAAAEAAVAEGGSSDRNIQAFVDEVKRRSVEVALAKGSKSTTVEAPEVVRGGAATNGKVELVSSS, via the coding sequence atgggTTGCGATCCAGAATCACTGGTTCACGTGCTCTTGGTCTCCTTCCCCGGCCAAGGCCACGTCAACCCGCTGCTCCGCCTCGGCAAGCGCCTCGCCTCCAAGGGCCTCCTCGTCACCTTCACCACCCCGGACAGCATCGGCAAGCAGATGCGCAAGGCCAGCAACATTGGCGACGACCCTGCCCCCTTCGGCGACGGCTTCATCCGCTTCGAGTTCTTCCACGACGGCTGGGACGAGGACGAGCCCCGCCGCCAGGACCTCGATCAGTACCTCCCCCAGCTCGAGAAGGTCGGCAAGGTGCTCATCCCCGACATGATCCGCCGCAACGCCGACCGCGGCCGCCCCGTCTCGTGCCTCATCAACAACCCCTTCATCCCCTGGGTCTCCGACGTGGCCGACAGCCTCGGCCTCCCCTCGGCCATGCTCTGGGTCCAGTCCTGCGCCTGCTTCGCCGCTTACTACCACTACTACCACGGCCTCGTCCCGTTCCCGAGCGAGTCGGCGATGGAGATCGACGTGCAGCTCCCATGCATGCCGCTCCTCAAGCACGACGAGGTCCCCAGCTTCCTCTACCCGACGACCCCGTACCCTTTCCTCCGCCGGGCGATCCTCGGACAGTACAAGAACCTCGACAAGCCCTTCTGTATACTGATGGACACGTTCcaggagctcgagctcgagatAATCGAGTACATGTCCAAGATATGCCCGATAAAGACGGTGGGCCCGCTGTTCAAGAACCCGAAGGCCCCGAATGCGAATGTGCGTGGGGACTTCATGAAGGCCGATGACTGCCTCGGGTGGCTCGACTCGAAGCCTGCGGGATCGGTGGTGTACGTCTCGTTCGGCAGCGTGGTGTACCTGAAGCAGGACCAGTGGGACGAGATCGCGTACGGGCTATTGAACTCCAGCGTGAACTTCTTGTGGGTGATGAAGCCGCCGCACAAGGACTCCGGCTACACCGTGCTGACGCTGCCCGAGGGGTTCCAGGAGAAGGCCGGCGATAAAGGGATGGTGGTGCAGTGGAGCCCGCAGGAGCAGGTGCTGGCCCACCCGGCAGTGGCTGCCTTCGTGACGCACTGTGGATGGAACTCGTCGATGGAGGCGCTCGCTTCGGGGATGCCGGTCGTGGCCTTCCCGCAGTGGGGGGACCAGGTGACTGACGCCAAGTACCTGGTGGACGTGTTCAAGGTCGGGATCCGGATGTGCCGCGGCGAGGCAGAGGACAAGCTCATCACCCGCGACGTGGTGGAGAAGTGCCTGCTCAAGGCGACGGTCGGGGAGAAGGCGGCggagatgaagaggaatgcGCTGAAGTGgaaggcggcggcggaggcggccgTGGCGGAGGGAGGGTCCTCGGACAGGAACATACAAGCGTTCGTGGATGAGGTCAAGAGGAGGAGCGTTGAGGTTGCCCTCGCCAAGGGCAGCAAGTCAACGACGGTCGAAGCTCCGGAGGTGGTCAGAGGAGGAGCAGCGACCAATGGGAAGGTGGAGCTGGTCTCCTCCTCCTAA